The DNA region AAGCGAGGGAGAGTGGGCTTTTTGAGCATATAGTCATTAGCACCGATAGCGATGAGATAGCTAGTGTCGCTACAAAATATGGCGGCGAGGTTTTTTTCAAAAGAGAAGCAGCGATGAGTAGTGATAGTGCGGCAAAAGTGCCTGCGATAAGAGATGCTTTGCTAAGAAGTGAGGAGCATTTTAAGAGGCAATTTGACACCTTAATCGACCTTGACGCTACCGCACCCCTTCGCACGAGCGAGGATATTAAAAAAGCTTACAAGCTTTTTAAAAGTGGGGATTATGAGAATTTAATCACCGCCGTTCCTGCTAGGCGTAATCCTTATTTTAATCTCATCGAAGAGCAAAAAGAGGGAGGCTATAACACTTCTAAGCCTTGTTCTTTTGTGTGCCGTCAAGAAGCACCTAAATGTTATGATATGAATGCGAGTATTTATATATTTGATAGGGAGAGGCTTTTAAAAAGAGATGATGTTTTTGGCACGAAAACGGCTTTATATGTGATGAGTGAGGAGAGTGCTTTTGATATCGATAGTGAGCTAGATTTTAAAATCGTAGAGTTTCTATTAAGAGAAAGGAGGCTAAATGTTAAGAGATAAGGTCATTTTCATAGCTGGAGCTTGTGGGCGTATAGGCTCTGCTTTGGCTAGTGAGCTTTTAAGACAAAATGCTAAGGTTATTTTGGCAGATATTAATGAGGCAAATTTAGAGAAATTAAGCTTAAATTTAAGGGGAGAATTTTTAAGCCTTGAGCTTGACATTACAAAAAAAGAAAGTTTAGAAAGTGCCATTAATAAGGCGGTGCGGCATTTTGCTAAGATTGATGGCTTTGTTAATGCTAGCTATCCTTTTGGGAAAGATTGGGGAAAGGTGGAGTATTATGAGGCTAGTTATGAGCAAATTTGTGAGAGTTTAAATTTACATCTTGGTGGCTTTATTTTAGCGGCAAATGCTTTTGTGAAGTTTTTTAAAAAGCAAGGTTATGGAAATATCATCAATCTTAGCTCCATTATGGGTGTTTATGCGCCTAAATTTGAAAATTATGCGGGAACTTCTATGCAAAGTAGCTTAGAATATAGCGTGATAAAAGCGGGGATTAATCATATGGGTGCGTGGATGGCTAAAGAGCTTTTTAATACAAATATCAGGGTTAATACCCTAGCAAGTGGGGGGATTTTAGATAATCAACCAGAGAGCTTTTTAAAAGCTTACCGAAAATGTTGCGCGAGTAAGGGTATGCTTGAGGCTAGTGATGTGTGTGGTATGATAGCGTTTTTATTAAGCGATAAGGCTAAATTTATCACAGGGCAGACTCTAGTCGTGGCTGATGGCTGGGGGCTTTGATGTCTATTTTTGAAAGAAATTTAGCTCACCTTAGCCCCTCTTTACAAAACGCACTTTTAAGCCTTGATGAAAAGAGTAAAAACGCCTTTAAAATCACCGAAGAATACGCAAAAAACGAAAGGGTGTTTTATAAAAATTTCATTGCAGTTGGGGGGGGGGCAGTGTTTGATTATGAGGAGTTTGAAGAGAGGTTAAAAGAATTTAAGGAAAAATACCCCCTTTATCCTGTGCTTTATTTTTACGGCATTTCTAATGCTTTTATGATAGAGAATTTATTGCAAAATCCTTATCATTGCCATTTAGTTATTTATGAGAGAGATTTAGCCTTGCTTTATGTTGTTTTATCAAGCATTGATTTAAGCACGGCTTTAGCACAAAAAAGGCTTTTGATTTTTAATGAAGTGAGCCAAATGGAGTATATTTTTGAGACCCAGCCTTTTTTAGCGTATTCTAGGACTTATTTTTTAGAGCTTATGAGTGATTTTTATGCTAGAGAAGAAAGAGAAGTTTTAGCCCTAAATTCCTTTTTAATGGAGGGTTTTAAAAAGAGCATTTTAAAGCAAGGAAACGACCCAAAAGACGCCTTACAAGGCATAAGACAATATGTTTATAATTTAGCTTCTATGATTAAAAATCCTAGCTTAAAAGAATTATTAGAAAAAAGAAAAGCTAAATTTAAATCCTGTGTGATTGTTAGCACGGGACCAAGCCTTACTAAGCAACTCCCCCTTTTAAAAGAAGTGCAAGAAAAAGTTGTGATATTTGCTGCTGATAGTGCTTATCCTATCCTAATGCAAAATGACATCGTGCCTGATTATGTGTGTATGGTGGAACGCACGGATTTTACGGCGGAGTTTTTTAAGCACGATTTTGGAAATAAAGATGATAAAACGACCTTTTTACTCGCTTCTTTAGTGCATCCAAATGCCATTGAGTATTTAGAAAAAAGAGGGAGAAATTATATTTTAATCCCAAAACATTTAAATTTCGCACAATATGTTGATTTAAAGGCTTTTTCTTTGCTATCTTCTGCTGTGAGCGTGGCACATATGGCTTTTGCCATAGCTTTAGAGCTTGAGTTTAAGGAGCTTGTTTTCATCGGGCAGGATTTAGCTTATAATGATGTGGGGCATTCGCATCCTAAAGATTATCAACATAGTGCAAATTTTGAAAGCGAGGCTTACGAGAAAATTAAGGTTGTAGCTTATGGCGGAGAGGGCTTTGTGGAAAGCCACGAAATTTGGATTTTCTTTAGGCAGATTTTGGAAGATTTAATTAAATATGTCGTAAGTGCTAAGATTTATAACGCCACGCAAGGAGGGGCTAGGATAGAGGGTATGATAGAAAAGCCTTTTAGTGAGTGTTGCAAGGACTTTAATGAAAATAAGCAAAACTTAGAGAAGCTTCAGCCTTTAAGTGAGGATAAGCAAAAAGAATACGCCCTTAAAGCCTATGCTAAAGTTAAAAAAGCTTTTAAAGAAAGTGTGGAATTTCAGGCGATGTTAAGGACTTATTATGAAGACATTGAGCCTGAATTTTTAAGGCTTAACACGCTTGATTTAGAGGAGGGTTTGAGGGAAAGTTTCTCACTTGTGCTAAAGGTTGATAAATTTAGAGATGAATTTAGTGTGATTAGTAGTGTTTTTTATGAGCTTATCCACGCATTTTTTGCACATTTTTGTATGAATTTAAATAAAATTTTAGTGCTAAATCCTCTCACTAAAGAGGATTTTTTTAATAAAAATGTGCTTTATATTAAGGAACATCTTGATTTTATACAAAGCATTTTTGGCTTTGTAAAAGCACAAGAAGAAACGCTAAAATTTGCCCTCACTCCGCTTGAAAATGCTCTAAAAGCAAAGGGTTTAAGCAAATATGTAGAAAGGCTAAATCAATGAAAAAAATTCTCATCACAGGAGCAGACGGCTTTATAGGCTCACATCTTTGCGAGGTTTTACACGCTAAGGGCTATGAAATCAGGGCTTTAAGTCTTTATAATTCTTTTAATTTTTGGGGACATTTGGAGCATTTAGCGTGTAAGGACAAACTTGAGATAGTGAGTGGGGACTTAAGAGACAGCTTTTTTTGCGATAGTCTTGTAAAAGGCGTGGATGCGGTGCTTCATTTAGGAGCTTTAATTGCCATACCTTATTCTTACACTGCACCGCAAAGCTATGTCGATACCAACATACAAGGCACTTTAAATTTACTTGAAGCGGCTAAAAGACACGGCGTAAAACGCTTTATCCATACTTCAACGAGCGAGGTTTATGGGAGTGCGATTTATACGCCCATTGATGAAAAACATCCGCTTCAGCCTCAAAGTCCTTATTCTGCAAGTAAAATCGGGGCAGATATGTTAGCCCTTAGCTATTTTTACAGCTTTAATCTCCCTGTTATTGTAGCGCGTCCTTTTAATGCCTATGGTCCGCGTCAAAGTGCTAGAGCTTTTATCCCTGCGATGATGGTGCAGATTTTAAGCGGAGCGAGGGAACTTAAGGTAGGGGATTTAAGCACGAAGAGGGATTTAAATTTCGTGCGAGATACTTGCGAGGGTTTTGCAGCTTTACTTAGTAATGGCGATTTTGGCGAGGTTTATAATATAGGCAGTGGGGTAGAATATACGATGAGCGAGGTTTTAGAGCTGATTTGTAAGCTAAGTGGGGCGGAGCTTAAAATCACTCAAGATAAAACAAGACTTCGCCCTAAAAATAGCGAGGTTACGAGGCTACTTTGTGATAGTTCTAAACTAAAAAGCGTGAGTGCGTGGCGTAGTCAAATTTCGCTCAAAGAGGGCTTAGAGCAAACCTTAGCTTATGTGAAAGCGAATTTAAATGCTTATAAAACAGGAATTTACAATGTTTGAAAAAGAAATTGCCTTTATTAAAAACCTTTACAAAAAAGAGCAAATCGCCCTTCACGAGCCTTGCTTTGGGGTAGAAGAAAAGACGCTTTTAAATGAATGTATAGAAAGTGGGTTTGTCTCAAGTGTGGGGAAATTTGTAGGCGAATTTGAGGAGCAAATCAAAAAATTTAGCAACGCAAAATACGCCATAGCCACAAACAGCGGCACTTCAGCCCTTCACATCGCTCTTTTGGCAAATAAAGTCGATGAAAAATGCGAGGTCATCACGCAGGCTTTAAGCTTTGTAGCGACTGCAAATGCCATTGCTTACACGGGTGCAAAGCCTATTTTTTTAGATGTGAGCTTAAAAACGCTAAGTTTAAGTGCTAAGGCTGTGAGTGAATTTTTAGCAAAAAATACCTTTATGAAAAATGAAAAATGCTTTAACAAGCACACGAAAAAGCACATTAAAGCCTTAGTTTTAATGCACACTTTTGGCTTAAGTGGCGAAATTGTAGAGCTTAAAAAACTTTGTGAAAAATATCATATCATCTTAATAGAAGACGCCGCAGAGGCACTTGGAAGCTTTTATCACAACAAAGCCTTAGGCACTTTTGGCAAATGTGGAATTTATAGCTTTAATGGCAATAAAATCATCACAGGAGGCTGTGGTGGCGTGATTTTAAGCGATGATGAAAAAATCGCTAAAAGAGCAAGACACTTAAGCACAACGGCTAAAATCCCTCACGCCTATCATTACAAGCACGATATGCTAGGCTTTAATTATAGGCTTTGTAATGTTAATGCCGCCTTGCTCGTAGCACAAATGAAAAAGCTTAATGTCTTTTTGAAAGATAAAAGAAACACGGCTAAACTTTATAAAGAATTTTTTAAAGAAAGTGAATTTTGTGAATTTGTCGATGAAAATGAGGGGGAAAAAAGTAATTTTTGGCTTTGTGCTTTGAAATTTAAAAAGCCTAGTTTGAGAAAAGAATTTATTAAAGTCTGCCTTGCAAATCAAATTTTTGTCCGTCCTGTGTGGAAAAGTTTGGCAGGGTTAAAGATGTATAGACATTGTCAAAAAGATACTTTGAAAAATACAAAAATTTTAGAAAAAACCTTGCTAAATTTGCCAAGTAGCGTCAGGGCTTAATGCCCCTCTTCTACAATGGTCGCTCCCGCTAAATAAACATAAGTTAAAATCATAAAAATAAAGGCTTGCAAAAACGCCATAAAGGTTAAAAGCACATAGGCAGGAAGTGGTGCGATATAAGGCACAAGAGCCAAAATAACGGCTAAAAATAAATCATCGCCCTTAATATTACCAAACAAACGAAAGGATAAAGAAATCACACGAGAAAAGTGAGAAACAAGCTCAATAGGAAACATCAAAGGAGCTAGAATTTTCACAGGTCCCATAAAATGAGCGAAGTATTTTACCACCCCTTGCGTCCTAATACCCTCAAAATGATAATACACAAAAACAATTAAGGCTAAAGAAAGGGTTAAATTTAAACTTGCGCTTGGAGCGTGAAAGCCTGGAATAATGCCTATAATATTACTAAAAAATACAACAATGCCCAAAGTCGCCACGAGGGGGAGGTATTTTCTAGCGGACTTTTCATTACCCATAGTATCATTACCCATAGACAAAACGCCCTCCAAAAAGGCTTCGCTTATATTTTGCATGCCTCTTGGGATAAGCTGCATAGAACGGGTAGAAAGTTTAGCAATAATCACAGCAAATAAAGCTACCAAAGCTAAGTGAAAAAAGTATGAAAAAGTATGACTTGGGTCGATTAAAGAGCTAAATAAAAATAAATCTTTCATCTATATTCCTTAAGGGGCTAATTCTTAAAATCAAAAAGGCAATTCTAGCAAATTTTTGCTTAATATTTTAATATGCTTTCAAAAAAAGCGATATTTTTACGCATTTTTTTTCTTGTAAAAAAACCTTTTTTTTGTTAAAATGACGGCTTTAAATTGACTTATAAAGGATAAATTTTGGCAAAAGATGATGTCATAGAAATTGATGGAAATGTAATTGAAGCTTTACCTAATGCAAATTTTAAAGTCGAACTTGATAATAAACATATTATTTTATGCCACATAGCAGGTAAAATGCGTATGCACTATATCCGCATTATGCCAGGAGATAGAGTTAAGGTTGAGCTAACACCTTATAGCCTTGATAAGGGTCGCATCACCTTTAGATATAAATAAAAAACAAAATTTATTCAAAATGCTGCTTTGCATAAGCGGCGTTTTCATATAAACTCTCTTTATATTTCTCTTTTCATAATTTGTGATGATGTCCTGTCCCTCTTTTTCACTTAAGAATTTTACAAAAAAAAGGGCTAATTTTGAAGGATTTTTTGTCGTCATAGCGACATAGGTGTTAATTAAAACTTTATCATTAGAGTAAAGAATTTCTAAATTTTTTAGCTCATTTTTGGCAAGTTTCCATTAGGCTCGATGTTTGCACTTTTCCAAATGCTCATTTCTTTCTTATGTGTGCCAGAATTGTCCGCTCTTGTGTAAAAAAGTGCTTGATTTTGCGCGATTTTGCTGTAAGCTTCCTTGGCATTTTTTGAATTTTTAATACCAGCAGGGTCATCTTTTGGTCCCAGGATATAAAATTCATTTGAGCCTATGAGGGTTCTATTTGCTGCCCAGCCTTTTTTTATCGCTTATTTTTCTGCTTTTGGTGCATGCACCATAGCGATGTCGATTTGCTTTTCTTTAAGAAGTTTTAAGCTTTCTCCACTCTCTGCTTTAATCCAGGTTTAGCATTAAAAGCCTTAGCTAATTCTTCTAAAAGTCCAAGCTCTCCCAAGCTTCCTGTGGTAAGCTTGATTTGTTCTTTGCCTTCTCCATAAATAGCCGTGCAGTCCATAGCGCTAACCTCCGTAAGTGAAATCACGACAACTAGTGCCATTTTAGATAGCATTTTCATTTTTGATTCTTGTGGTAAAGTGATTTGCTTTTTCATAAAAGTTTTGCATAATCTTAGCATAATTTTTTTGATAGCCATTTTCTTGACTAAATTTATCGCACACTCCGCCGTAACTTCCACCACTAAATCTATAAAAAGTATGTTTTGGGATAAAAATGAGACTTGGAATTTGCAAAATATCGCAAAGATGCACTATGCCAGTATCCACAGAGATAAGTCCATCAAGCTTTTTACAAAAAGCTACAAGGGAGGCTATGGAGTTGTTATTGATGAAAACTTTTAAATTAGCTTGTTCTCTAAGGTTAAATTGTAAGGTATTATGCGTGAAATTGACTAAAACAAACAAAATTTCAGGGTGTTCTTTGGCTAAATTTTGACTTAGATTAAGCCAAGTTCTTGGCAGAGGATTAAAGCCTATGTTTTCTGTTTGATTGCCAAAAATATTAAGGGCGATGATTTTAGAAAATTTGGTATTTTGTTTAAAAAATTCATCACTTAAAATTGTATCACTAGGAAGTAAATTTCTTACTTCTTTAAAATTAATCTTAGAAAAATTTGTATCATAATGTCTTTTATCGATGGCTCTTACGAGTTTAAGAGCGATTTCGCTCATATGAAGTTTAGTCCTTCGGTAAGGCAGAGGTGTGTCAAAATGATATAAAAGGCTAAGAAGATGAGGCTGGGCGATAATGCGTTTAAATTGAAATTTGTGCAGTGTTTTGAAAAAATGTGAATTTCTTATATTGGTGATAAAAACATCGCTTTTTAAATTTTCAAAATCCTTACCCCCCCCCCCCCCCAGTATAAATTTCATCAATGAAAGAGATATTTTGAAGAAAGCTTTCATCACTAAAGCCATTTTGTGCTAAGATGAGTTTATCATTTGGATAAAGGCATTTGATAGCAAAAAGGGCTTTAAAGCATACGAGCAAATCGCCAAAGCCATTTTGATGAAAGACTATGCGTCTCATTCTAAAATAACGCCTTCATTGATAACAACTTCGCCTATGATAAAGGCATCTGTGCTTTCAAGCACCTTAGAGGCATTGCTAGGACTTACGACAAGCACTAAGCCAACGCCCATATTAAAGCTTCTATACATTTCAGCCTCTTCTACCATTTCGCCGATGTGATAGAAAATTTCAGGGATTTTTAGATGATGTTTTCTTATCACAGCACCTAAGCCTCTGGGTAAGACGCGCGGTAAATTCTCTACTAAGCCTCCGCCTGTAATGTGTGCTAAAGCATTAATATGGGGCTTTAGAGCTAAAAAGTCTTTCACATAAATGCGTGTAGGCTCAAGCAAGATGTCGATTAAATTCCTACCCTCGATTTTATCATCAAATTTCATTTTCAGGCTTTCAAAAAGCACCTTTCTAGCTAAAGAATAGCCATTTGAGTGAAGCCCTGAGCTAGGTAGTGCTAAAAGCAAATCGCCGTTTTTCACATAAGATGAGCGATCTAACTCGTCTTCTTCGGCTATACCTACTGCAAAGCCCGCTAAGTCAAAATCATCTTTTGCATACATTCCGGGCATTTCAGCCGTTTCTCCGCCTATTAAAGCACAATTTGCCTTCTTACAACCCTTAGCTATGCCCTCAACCACAGCTTTTGCGACCTCTACTTCAAGTTTTGCCGTAGCGTAATAATCAAGAAAAAATAAAGGCGTAGCAAAATTACAAATCAAATCATTTACGCACATCGCCACTAAATCCTGCCCTATGGTATCGTAGCGTTTTGCATCGATGGCTAGACGAAGTTTAGTGCCAACCCCATCAGTCGCTCCTAAAATCACAGGCTTTTCATAGCCGCTTGGCAGTCTAAAAGCCCCTGCAAATGAGCCTATGCCACCGATGACATTTTGGTTAAAAGTCTCTTTCACAAGAGGCTTAATCGCCTCTACAAAGGCATTGCCATTATCTATACTTACTCCAGCATCTTCGTATGAAATCATTTATTTACCTTTAAGAATTTAAAGGGTATTTTAGTCAAAAAAAGTTTCGACAAGGTATAAAATGAAAAATGCGTATTTTGTGAGTGCGAGCATAGCTTGTGGGAAAAGTTCTTTTGTAAAAATAGCAAATGAGCTAGGCTTTGAAAGTTTAAGTGCGGACTTGATCGCAAATGAAATCACACAAAAAAATGCTGCTGTTTTAGCTGAGATGTTTTTGCTAAATTTGGATAAAGAGGGCAAAATAGATAAAAAAGCCCTTGCAAATTTAATTTTTAAGGATAAAAAGGCTAAAGAAAAATTAGAAAATTTTATGCATCCTAAAATACGCGAAGAGCTTTTAAGAAAAATGCAAATTTTAGAGCAAAAAGGACGCATTTTTTTTGTAGAACTTCCGCTTTTTTTTGAAAGTGATTTTTATCAAAATTTAGGCAAAAGTGTGCTTATTTATGCACCTAAAAATGTGAGTTTGCAAAGATTAATGCAAAGAGATGGGTTAGATAAAGATGAAGCATTAAGAAGAATAAAGTCGCAAATGGATATAGAAAAAAAGCGTGAAATGGCAGATTTTGTGATACAAAATATCGGCTCTTATGAAGAATTTAGGCAAAATTGTGTTAAATTTATCAAAAGCTTAAAGGAGCAGGGGTGAAGTTTTTCAAATATTGTGCTAGTGGGAACGATTTTGTGATTTTTAATGCTGGCAAAAAAGCAAACAGAAGCGAGTTGGCACGCATTTTGTGTAATCGTTACGAGGGCGTGGGTGCTGATGGTATGATAGTGATTTTACCTCACGAAAAATACGATTTTGAATGGGAATTTTACAATAAGGACGGCTCAAGAGCGGCGATGTGTGGTAATGGCTCAAGAGCGGCGGCACATTTTGCTTATCATGTCAATGGGGTCAATTCTAAAATGCGTTTTTTAAGCGAAGCAGGAGTGATTGAAGCGAGTGTGAAAAAAAGTGGGGTTGAGGTAGTTTTAGGGGAGGTAAGAGCTGTTAAAGAGTCTTTTGAATTTGGGGGAAGAGTGTGGCAATATTGCGATACGGGAGTGCCGCATTTGGTGCATTTTTGCGAAAATATCGAGGAATTTGACAAAAAAACCTGTCAAGTTTTAAGAAAAAAATATAATGCTAATGTGAATTTCGCACAAATTATCGATGATAAATTAATAAAAGTGCGAACCTTTGAGCGTGGAGTTGAAGATGAAACTTTAGCGTGTGGGACGGGGATGGCGGCTTGTTTTTATCTAGCATATTTGCAAAAAAAACTTAAGGATAAGGTTAAAATCGTGCCAAAAAGCGGGGAGCAGCTTAGTTTTTCTTTAAAAGATAAGAAAATTTATTTTAAGGGTAAGGTGAAGTGCTGTTTTGAGGCGAATTATTATTTTTCTTAGCCTATTTTCTCTAGCTTTTGCTGGTTTTGACGAAAGTTATTATAAGCTTTCAAATGAAGAAAGAAGGGCTGTTTTTTTTACAAAAATGGATACACTTTTAGATCGCTCCTTTGCTAAGGTGGCTAAGGAAAGGGCTTTTGTAAAGTTTTTTTTAGAAAATGGTGCTAAAAACGGCTTTAGAGAGAGCGAGGGTTTAATCAAACTTGCAAATTTAAGGGAAAAATACCGCGTTAAAAATCTTTTTTCTTGGGAAGAATATGATAAAAAAATGCGTCTAGTGCCCAAATCTTTAGCAATGGCACAAGCTTTAATTGAAAGTGCGACCGCGACAAGTCGTTTTGCAAGAAAAGCAAATAATCTTTTTGGCGAATGGACTTGGGGAGAAAAAGGTATAGTGCCTGAAAATAGAGCACCAAATTCTAAGCATAAAATTCGTATTTTTGACAGCTTAGAGGAAAGTGTGGATTCTTATGTGCTTAATTTAAATCGGCATTTTGCTTATGAAAATTTTCGTAAAAAACGCTACGAATTTGCTAAAGAGGGTAAGGAATTTAGTGGAATCGAAGCAGCTAAAAGCCTTCACTCTTATTCTGAGCTTGGTGGGAGCTATATTAAAATGGTAACTCAAGTGATACAAAAATATAAACTTATGGAGTATGACTTAAAGACTCAAAGCCCACTTATCAAATGGTAAAATTTCAAATTTAACGCCTTGTTCAAAAAAACTTTCTTCGCTTGAAAGTGTGATGAAAACTATGTGGAAAATACCTAATTCAAGGGCTTTTGGTAGAATTTTTTTAGCCCTTAGCTTAATGAGGTCTATGTCTAGGGTTGGACTTGAGATGTAGGCGTGATGCGTGGTGTAAAAGTGGAAAAATTTATTATAAAAAAGCTTTTTTTGGCATTTAAAAAGCTCGCATAGGAGCATATTTTCAAAAAGGGCGTTAAAATTTTTTTGTATGCAAAGGGCATTTCTTAGACTAAAATCTTTAAAATAAATTTTAAAAAGCTTTTTTTCTCCGTGTGTTAAATTTGTAATGATGAAGCGATTTTCTAAATCTTTTATGCTTTTATAAACGCTATCTTTTGAGGTTTTAATTTTTGTTTTAAGGTTTAAAAAAAGTTGGTTTATGCTGATTTCTTTGCCTAAATTAAGAGCCAAGTATTTTAAAATTTCAAGCTCTAAAAGATTAAATTCTTTTGGGGAGATTTTATCATTTTCTTTTTGTCCGTTTTGTAGAAAAAGCCCTAAGAGCTGTTGTATGGGAAGATTTTTTTTACTAATGCTAATAAATTCTTCAAAATCACAAAAATTTAAATAAAGCTCCTTAAAGCCCTTTAAATTTAACAAATTATTATGAGTGCAAACTATGGTATTTACGGGACTTTGAAAGTTTAAATTAGTGGGAGCATTATAAAGGCAGAGAATTTGAATTTGCGGATTTTGCTTTAAAAAGGGTGTTAAATTTTTAAGACTTTCTTTTTCAAAACGCACATCTTCAAGGTCGATAAATAGCACCTCTTCGCTTTTAAAAGAAGAGAAAAAATTCAAAATAAGGCGTTTTTTACCGCTATTTTTCGCACCTTTTAAAAGAATATTTGCAGGATAAAGTTTTAATTTTCTTTCATAATTTGGCTCAAATTTGGGGTGATTTTCATAGAAAAAATTTAAGATTTTCACGCTAGATACATTTTAGGGTATGGTAAAATTCAGCATTATCAAAGCTCGGTGGAAAGGGGACTTTGGCACTGAATTCTTTATAGGTGTTACCCGGGAGTTTGTTGGCTATTTCTATGGTGTAGGTTGCGCTTGTATTTTTCATCGTGGCGTTTTTAAGATTTTCATCAGCAAAAACCTCTCCGCCGACTGCTTTTTTGTTTGTAATGCTTAAATGAAGATAACATTTTCCAATGTCGTATTTTGTAAGGTTTTGCACTCTGCCACTTACAATGAGGCTTTCGTGCCTTAAATCTCTAGTATAAGTGAGTTTAGAAAGTGAAGCTTGTGTGGTAAATTCGCTAATGGTTACTAAAACGGAGTAAATTAAAATCGCCATAAATATGGTGTTGATACTATAAAGAATAAGGGCGATTTCTTTTTGTTTAAATTTGAGAAAGATTAAAACGCAAATTAAAATAAAACAAATGAATAAAAGCACAAAAGCGAGGATATGAAAAAAAGTAAATTGCATTAAAAACACTCCGAACTTAAACGAAGGGTATAATTGCCTTCTTTGTCAAAATTGTCAAAGGCTATTCTTTGAAACTGGGTGCTACCTTTTTCTAAATTATTAAAACTTTTGCTTTTTTGTCTAAAGGCAATAAATTGTTTTTTAAAGCTTGAAATGAAATTGTCATTTTCGTTTGGATTTTGATAAAGCTTGGCAGTAACTTTACAGTCTTTAAAATTAAATTTAGAGGTGTTTGTGATGTTAAAATCGACTATAAAAGCACCCGAGCTTTGTATGATTCTTTGATTTTGTATGGTTGTAATTCTACTTCTTAATTCAAAATCGATAAAGCGATAACCATAAATATAAATCAAAAATGAAGCAATAATGTCTAAAGCTATGATAAACAGGGCTATGATGGGTCTATGGCTTAGAAAAA from Campylobacter upsaliensis includes:
- a CDS encoding motility associated factor glycosyltransferase family protein: MSIFERNLAHLSPSLQNALLSLDEKSKNAFKITEEYAKNERVFYKNFIAVGGGAVFDYEEFEERLKEFKEKYPLYPVLYFYGISNAFMIENLLQNPYHCHLVIYERDLALLYVVLSSIDLSTALAQKRLLIFNEVSQMEYIFETQPFLAYSRTYFLELMSDFYAREEREVLALNSFLMEGFKKSILKQGNDPKDALQGIRQYVYNLASMIKNPSLKELLEKRKAKFKSCVIVSTGPSLTKQLPLLKEVQEKVVIFAADSAYPILMQNDIVPDYVCMVERTDFTAEFFKHDFGNKDDKTTFLLASLVHPNAIEYLEKRGRNYILIPKHLNFAQYVDLKAFSLLSSAVSVAHMAFAIALELEFKELVFIGQDLAYNDVGHSHPKDYQHSANFESEAYEKIKVVAYGGEGFVESHEIWIFFRQILEDLIKYVVSAKIYNATQGGARIEGMIEKPFSECCKDFNENKQNLEKLQPLSEDKQKEYALKAYAKVKKAFKESVEFQAMLRTYYEDIEPEFLRLNTLDLEEGLRESFSLVLKVDKFRDEFSVISSVFYELIHAFFAHFCMNLNKILVLNPLTKEDFFNKNVLYIKEHLDFIQSIFGFVKAQEETLKFALTPLENALKAKGLSKYVERLNQ
- a CDS encoding LegC family aminotransferase; translated protein: MFEKEIAFIKNLYKKEQIALHEPCFGVEEKTLLNECIESGFVSSVGKFVGEFEEQIKKFSNAKYAIATNSGTSALHIALLANKVDEKCEVITQALSFVATANAIAYTGAKPIFLDVSLKTLSLSAKAVSEFLAKNTFMKNEKCFNKHTKKHIKALVLMHTFGLSGEIVELKKLCEKYHIILIEDAAEALGSFYHNKALGTFGKCGIYSFNGNKIITGGCGGVILSDDEKIAKRARHLSTTAKIPHAYHYKHDMLGFNYRLCNVNAALLVAQMKKLNVFLKDKRNTAKLYKEFFKESEFCEFVDENEGEKSNFWLCALKFKKPSLRKEFIKVCLANQIFVRPVWKSLAGLKMYRHCQKDTLKNTKILEKTLLNLPSSVRA
- the ptmA gene encoding flagellin modification protein PtmA, whose translation is MLRDKVIFIAGACGRIGSALASELLRQNAKVILADINEANLEKLSLNLRGEFLSLELDITKKESLESAINKAVRHFAKIDGFVNASYPFGKDWGKVEYYEASYEQICESLNLHLGGFILAANAFVKFFKKQGYGNIINLSSIMGVYAPKFENYAGTSMQSSLEYSVIKAGINHMGAWMAKELFNTNIRVNTLASGGILDNQPESFLKAYRKCCASKGMLEASDVCGMIAFLLSDKAKFITGQTLVVADGWGL
- the infA gene encoding translation initiation factor IF-1 gives rise to the protein MAKDDVIEIDGNVIEALPNANFKVELDNKHIILCHIAGKMRMHYIRIMPGDRVKVELTPYSLDKGRITFRYK
- a CDS encoding F0F1 ATP synthase subunit A, with the translated sequence MKDLFLFSSLIDPSHTFSYFFHLALVALFAVIIAKLSTRSMQLIPRGMQNISEAFLEGVLSMGNDTMGNEKSARKYLPLVATLGIVVFFSNIIGIIPGFHAPSASLNLTLSLALIVFVYYHFEGIRTQGVVKYFAHFMGPVKILAPLMFPIELVSHFSRVISLSFRLFGNIKGDDLFLAVILALVPYIAPLPAYVLLTFMAFLQAFIFMILTYVYLAGATIVEEGH
- a CDS encoding substrate-binding domain-containing protein, with protein sequence MKKGWAANRTLIGSNEFYILGPKDDPAGIKNSKNAKEAYSKIAQNQALFYTRADNSGTHKKEMSIWKSANIEPNGNLPKMS
- a CDS encoding acylneuraminate cytidylyltransferase family protein yields the protein MILCTICVRGGSKGVKNKNIRQIDGLELIAYSILQARESGLFEHIVISTDSDEIASVATKYGGEVFFKREAAMSSDSAAKVPAIRDALLRSEEHFKRQFDTLIDLDATAPLRTSEDIKKAYKLFKSGDYENLITAVPARRNPYFNLIEEQKEGGYNTSKPCSFVCRQEAPKCYDMNASIYIFDRERLLKRDDVFGTKTALYVMSEESAFDIDSELDFKIVEFLLRERRLNVKR
- a CDS encoding GDP-mannose 4,6-dehydratase, translating into MKKILITGADGFIGSHLCEVLHAKGYEIRALSLYNSFNFWGHLEHLACKDKLEIVSGDLRDSFFCDSLVKGVDAVLHLGALIAIPYSYTAPQSYVDTNIQGTLNLLEAAKRHGVKRFIHTSTSEVYGSAIYTPIDEKHPLQPQSPYSASKIGADMLALSYFYSFNLPVIVARPFNAYGPRQSARAFIPAMMVQILSGARELKVGDLSTKRDLNFVRDTCEGFAALLSNGDFGEVYNIGSGVEYTMSEVLELICKLSGAELKITQDKTRLRPKNSEVTRLLCDSSKLKSVSAWRSQISLKEGLEQTLAYVKANLNAYKTGIYNV